A genome region from Bacteroides stercoris ATCC 43183 includes the following:
- a CDS encoding heparin lyase I family protein, with the protein MKKNIFAICMVTAAGCMATLTAQTKGAETLVPLTERVNVQADSARIDQIIDGRWVAVGAKKKHAIQRDFTCLFNGKPSYRFELRREDNTLEGYGKGETKGRAELSYCYATSADFNGLPADAYRKAQITKTVYHHGKGICPQGASRDYEFSVYIPSDLDSNVSTIFAQWHGMPDRTLVQTPEGEVKKLTVDEFIELDKTTIFKKNTGYEKVAKLDKLGNPVKDKKGNPVYKAGKKNGWLVEQGGYPPLAFGFSGGWFYIKANSDRRWLTDKDDRCNANPEKTPIMKPVTSEYKASTIAYKMPFADFPKDCWVTFRIHIDWTTYGKEAETIVKPGKLDVQMEYADKKKTVKEHIVNNEEILIGRNDDDGYYFKFGIYRVGNSTVPVCYRLAVRD; encoded by the coding sequence ATGAAGAAAAACATTTTTGCTATCTGCATGGTGACGGCAGCGGGGTGCATGGCAACGCTGACCGCACAAACCAAAGGCGCTGAAACGTTGGTTCCCCTGACCGAACGGGTGAATGTTCAGGCAGACTCTGCACGTATCGACCAGATTATAGACGGTCGCTGGGTGGCTGTCGGTGCAAAGAAGAAACACGCGATTCAGCGGGATTTCACATGTCTGTTCAACGGCAAGCCTTCTTACCGTTTCGAACTGCGTCGGGAGGACAACACATTGGAGGGATACGGCAAGGGAGAAACCAAAGGCCGTGCCGAGCTTTCTTATTGTTATGCCACTTCGGCGGATTTTAACGGACTGCCGGCGGATGCTTACCGGAAAGCGCAAATTACGAAAACCGTATATCATCACGGAAAAGGCATCTGTCCGCAAGGGGCTTCGCGCGATTATGAGTTTTCCGTATATATTCCGTCTGATTTGGACAGCAATGTGTCCACCATTTTTGCCCAATGGCACGGCATGCCCGACCGCACGCTTGTGCAGACTCCTGAGGGTGAAGTGAAGAAGCTGACCGTTGACGAGTTCATAGAGCTGGATAAGACTACTATCTTCAAGAAGAATACCGGATATGAAAAGGTGGCAAAGTTGGATAAGCTGGGAAATCCGGTGAAAGATAAAAAGGGAAACCCTGTTTATAAGGCAGGGAAGAAGAACGGCTGGCTGGTAGAGCAGGGCGGTTATCCGCCGCTGGCTTTCGGATTTTCCGGCGGTTGGTTCTACATCAAGGCCAATTCGGACCGCCGCTGGCTGACCGACAAAGACGACCGTTGCAATGCCAATCCGGAAAAGACTCCGATAATGAAGCCCGTTACTTCCGAATACAAGGCTTCTACGATAGCCTATAAAATGCCTTTTGCCGACTTCCCCAAAGATTGTTGGGTGACTTTCCGCATTCATATCGACTGGACCACCTACGGCAAGGAAGCCGAAACCATTGTGAAACCGGGTAAGCTGGATGTGCAGATGGAGTATGCCGACAAAAAGAAAACCGTTAAAGAGCATATCGTGAATAACGAAGAAATCCTGATAGGACGCAACGACGACGACGGCTACTACTTCAAGTTCGGCATCTATCGCGTAGGCAACAGCACAGTGCCGGTATGCTATAGGTTAGCGGTTAGGGATTAG
- a CDS encoding ABC transporter permease yields the protein MKQITFKQKVVQGIYDLFYVWKQELRNLFRDQGVLIFFVLVPLTYPLIYSFIYTNETVREVPAVVVDNSRSSLSREYLRKVDASPETSIVAHCADMEEARLMLKERKAYGIIYIPSGFSDDIVRGKQTQVSIFCDMSGLLYYKALLTANTNVSLAMNADIKMERAGNTTARQDEITAYPIEYEDIAIFNPTNGFAAFLIPAVLILIIQQTLLLGIGLASGTAREQNRFKELIPDDPHYNGTFRIVMGKGLSYFMVYSLVAVYILCVVPRLFSLNQIAIPSVLALFALPYLTACIFFAMTASIAIRNRETCMLLFVFTSVPLLFLSGISWPGAAMPEFWRYFSYIFPSTFGINGYVRINSMGATLNEVAFEYQALWIQTGIYFLTTCLVYQRKRS from the coding sequence ATGAAACAGATTACCTTCAAACAGAAAGTAGTACAAGGCATATACGACCTGTTCTATGTATGGAAGCAGGAATTACGCAACCTCTTTCGCGACCAGGGTGTGCTGATATTCTTTGTACTCGTTCCGTTGACATATCCTTTGATATACTCGTTCATCTATACCAACGAAACAGTCCGTGAAGTGCCTGCCGTGGTGGTGGACAACTCGCGCAGTTCCCTGAGCCGGGAATATCTGAGGAAAGTGGATGCCAGTCCCGAAACAAGCATCGTGGCGCATTGCGCCGATATGGAAGAAGCCAGACTCATGCTGAAAGAGCGCAAGGCATACGGCATCATCTACATACCCTCCGGCTTCAGCGATGACATAGTCCGGGGCAAGCAGACGCAAGTCAGCATCTTCTGCGACATGAGCGGACTGCTCTATTACAAGGCATTGCTCACTGCCAACACCAACGTGTCGCTCGCCATGAATGCGGATATTAAAATGGAACGTGCCGGCAATACTACCGCCCGCCAGGATGAAATAACAGCCTACCCCATCGAGTATGAGGACATAGCCATCTTCAACCCCACCAACGGGTTTGCCGCCTTCCTGATACCTGCCGTACTCATACTGATTATACAGCAGACATTGCTGTTGGGTATCGGTCTGGCATCCGGAACAGCCCGCGAGCAAAACCGGTTCAAAGAATTGATTCCTGACGACCCTCATTACAACGGAACATTCCGTATCGTCATGGGAAAAGGATTGAGTTATTTTATGGTCTACTCGCTGGTAGCCGTGTACATACTATGTGTAGTACCGCGCCTTTTCAGCCTCAACCAGATAGCAATTCCCAGTGTGCTGGCTCTGTTTGCCCTGCCCTACCTGACAGCCTGCATCTTCTTTGCAATGACAGCATCCATTGCCATACGCAACCGGGAAACCTGTATGTTATTGTTTGTGTTCACTTCCGTACCGCTGTTATTCCTCTCCGGCATCTCCTGGCCAGGCGCCGCAATGCCCGAATTCTGGAGGTATTTTTCCTATATCTTCCCTTCCACTTTCGGAATCAACGGCTATGTACGTATCAACAGCATGGGAGCCACCCTCAACGAAGTAGCCTTCGAGTATCAGGCCCTATGGATACAAACCGGAATTTACTTCCTCACCACCTGCCTCGTCTACCAGAGAAAGAGAAGTTAG